The segment CCGATCCTGCTCGCCACCATATTGTTCGTGATGTTCCAGGCGGTGTTCGCCTGGTCCGCCGCGCCGGTCGACATGATCGACGGCGCCTTCGTCGACCTGCAGGGCACGGTGACGGCGACGATGCCCGCCGGCTTCCTGCGGTCGCTGATCGTCGAGGGGCTGATCGCCGGCGTCGGCGCGGTGGTCGTCTTCCTGCCGCAGATCCTGATCCTGTTCCTGTTCATCCTGCTGCTCGAAGCGTCGGGCTACATGGTCCGCGCGGCGTTCATCATGGACCATCTGATGGCGCGGGTCGGGCTGTCGGGGCGCGCCTTCATCCCGCTGCTCTCCTCCTTCGCCTGCGCCATTCCCGGCATCATGGCGACCCGCACGATCGACGATCCCAAGGACCGGCTGACGACGATCCTGATCGCGCCGCTGATGACCTGCTCGGCGCGGCTGCCGGTCTATGCGGTGATCATCGGCGCCTTCATCCCGGCGCGCGACATCGGGCCCGGAATCGGCCTTCAGGGCCTAGTCCTGTTCGGGCTCTACATCGCCGGGATCGCGGGCGCGATGCTCGCCGCCTATGTCCTGCGCCGCACCGTCACCAAGGGCCCGCCGCCCGGCTTCATGATGGAGATGCCGCGCTACCAGATGCCGATCCTGCGCGACATCGTGCTGGGGCTGTGGCAGCGCGCGCTGATCTTCCTCAAGCGCGCCGGCACGATCATCGCCTTCACCACGGTGGTGCTGTGGCTGCTCGTCTCCTTCCCGAAGCCGCCCGCCGATTACGACCTGCCGTCGATCGACTATTCGGTCGCGGGCCGGATCGCCAACGGGCTCGAGCCGGTGTTCCGCCCGATCGGCTTCAACCGCGACATGGCGCTGGCGCTGATCCCGGCGATGGCGGCGCGCGAGGTCGCGGTGTCGGCGCTCGCCACCGTCTATGCGGTCGACGCCGACGACGAGACGGTGCAGGAGAAATCGCTGGTCGAACGGCTGCGCGGCCGCTGGTCGCTGCCGACCGCGCTCGCCTTCCTCGCCTGGTTCGTGTTCGCGCCGCAGTGCATATCGACGATCGCCGTGGTCCGGCGGGAGACCAACGGGTGGAAATGGACGGGCTTCATGCTCGCCTATCTTTTCGCCCTCGCCTATGTCGCGGCGGGCGCGACCTATTGGACGGCGGTCGCTCTCGGGCTTTGACGGCGGCTATCGTCGGGGGCCTTGCACACCCCCCTTGCCCGCGCTACCCGACATGTCTTGCCGACAGTCGTTCGAAGCCGTCCTGGGACGGTTCCGGCTGTCGACCGAACCCTTAAGGAGAATGCCGTGGCAGGCAGCGTGAACAAGGTCATCCTGGTCGGCAATCTGGGTCGCGACCCCGAGTCGCGGAGCTTCCAGAACGGCGGCAAGGTGGTGAACCTGCGCGTCGCGACATCGGAGCAGTGGAAGGATCGCAACACCGGCGAGCGCCGCGACAAGACCGAGTGGCATTCGGTCGCGATCTTCAACGAAGCGCTCGCCAACGTCGCCGAGCGTTATCTGCGCAAGGGCAGCAAGGTCTATCTCGAAGGCCAGCTCCAGACCCGCAAATGGACCGACCAGCAGGGCCAGGAGCGCTATTCGACCGAGGTCGTGCTCCAGGGCTTCAACGCCGTGATGGTGCTGCTCGACCGTGCCGAGGGCGGCGGCGGCGGCAATTTCGGCGGCGGCGGCGGCGGCGCGATGGGCGGCGGCTCGGGCGGCGGTGGCGGCTGGGGCGATGACGACGGCTATGGCAGCGGCGCCGGCTTCGGCGGCGGCGCCTCCAGTGGCGGCAATTTCGGCGGCGGCACCCGGGGCGGGAGCAGCGGCGGCGCCGCGCGCAAGTCCGACCCGTTCGACGCCGGCGACCTCGACGACGACGTTCCCTTCTAACGGCCGCTTCGGCCGGAACCTTCCCCGAATCAGGACGAACCGCCCCGGATCAGGGGTCCGGCGTCGTTCAGGCGGTTGATCGAATGTGACGGGGGCGTATTTTCCCGCGATGAACAAACTTGCCCGCGCTGAACGATGAGATGAGACTCCTCGCGCCGGTCCTTCGGTCCCCTCCCTTTCCGGGCACGCCGGCCGACACCGCGGCGGTGAGCCGCGCCGCGCGGCTGCCGGCGCCGCGCGGCGAGCTTTCGGCAGCCGAGATCGAGCGGGCGCGGCGGCTGGCGGAGCAGATCGCGGCGGAACGGATCGGCGGCGACTTCTGGAGCCCCGGCGCCGCCAATGTCTGGACGCGGATCGCCGCCGGATCGCCGGTCGCCGCGCAGGGCGACGACGAGGCCGGGCTGCTCGCCTGGATCGCGGGGGCCGAGGTCGACTGGCTGAGCGACGGCCGCTTCGCCGACATCGCCCGCGACGGCGCCTCCGATCCGCTCGAACGCGCGATCACCTGCTGGCTGATCGACGCCGCCGACTATCGCGATCCCTATTCGGGCCGGCCCGTGTCGATCGAGGCGGCGGTCGAGCAGCTCGCCTTCTGGCGCCAGACGATCGACCATAATCGCGGCATCGCCGTCGCCGCCGGCATCGCCGGATGGAAGCGGCGCGAGGTGGAGGCGATGCTGTGGCCTGGCGAGCCGCTGCATTTCGCCCGCTCGGCCGACGACGCGGTCCGCGCCGCCCGCACCGTTGCGGGCATGATCGCGGTGTGGCCGTCCAAGGCGCCGCGCGGGCTCGATGCCGAGGCGGCCGCGCACGGCGTCGCCGTCCATCCGGTCGAGGACGGCTTCCTGCGCTCGACCGGGCTGGGCAGCGACTGCCATCCGCCCCATTCGATCATCCTCGACCGCGAGGGGCTCCACCTCGATCCCAATCGCCCGTCCGAGTTGGAGCGGCTGATCGCCACCCCGATCGACAACCCCGTGCTGATCGCCCGCGCCGAGCGGCTGATGCGCGACCTGGTCGAGAAGGGGATCAGCAAATATGCCAGCGGCGGCCGCCCCTATGAGCGGCCGGTCAAGGGCCGCCGGCTGGTGCTCGTCACCGGCCAGGTCGAGGACGATCTGTCGGTCCGTCTCGGCGCGGCGGGGGTCGAGGGCAATCTCGACCTGATCCGGCGCGCCCGCGCCGCCGAGCCCGACGCCTTCCTGATCTTCAAGCCGCATCCCGACGTCGATGCCGGCCACCGGCGCGGCGCCGTCCCCGACGCGGAGGCGCTCGCCCATGTCGACCTGGTGCTGCGCGACGTGCCGATGGCATCGCTGCTCGACAGCGTCGACGCGATCCACGTGCTCACCTCGCTATCGGGATTCGAGGCGCTGATCCGCGGCTGCGAGGTTGTTACGCATGGGCAACCCTTCTATGCAGGTTGGGGATTGACGCGGGACATGGCTCCGCCCATTGAACGGCGACGGGGCCGCAACATAACGAAAGCGCAGCTTGTGGCGGCAACCTTGATCCAGTACCCGCGCTACCTCGATCCGGTCACCAAGCTCCCCTGCCCTCCCGAAATACTGGTCGAGCGGCTCGCGGCCCAACCCGTTCCCCAGGAGACGATCCTGACCCGGCTGCGGCGGTTGCAGGGACGGCTGCGGCGCGGCCTCGCCGCCGCGGGAGGCCGGGCATGAAGCTGCACGACATCGCCAAGCAGCGCTTCCTGTTCCTGCAGGGTCCCCCCGGTCCCTTCTTCGACCGGCTCGGAGCGGCGCTGCGCGAGCTGGGCCATGCCGTCCATCGCATCAACCTCAACGCCGGCGACGCCGCGTCCTGGACCGGCCCCGCGATCGACTATCGCGGCACCGCCGAGCGCTGGCCGAGCTTCGTCGACGACTATCTGGTCCAGCATGCGATCACCGACGTGATCCTGTTCGGCGACTGCCGCCCGCTCCACAACGCCGCGCGCGGCATGGCGCGGCTGCGCGGCGTGCGCGTCCACGTCTTCGAGGAAGGCTATATCCGCCCCGACTGGGCGACGCTGGAGCTCGACGGCGTCAACGGCCACAGCTCGCTGCCGCGCGATCCCAAATGGTATCTCGACGCGGCGCGGACCCTGCCGCCGCTCGCCAAGCTGCCGACCGTGCCGTCGCGCTTCCGGCGGCGCGCGCAGGAGGCCACCAGCTATTATGCGCGGACCTCGATCGGCCGCTGGCGCTTCCCGCACTACAAGTCGCACCGCGACCGCTCCGCCCCGGCCGAGGCGCTCGGCTGGCTCAAGCAGTTCGCGCTGCGCAGCGTCCATGAGGAGCAGGCCGAGACCGCGCTCGCGACGCTCGAGGGCAAGCGCTATTTCGCGCTGCCGCTCCAGCTCTCGTCGGACCACCAGATCCGCGTCCATTCGCTGTTCGGCACGATGCAGGCGGGCGCCTCCTATGTGATCGAGAGCTTCGCCCGCTCGGCGCCCGGCGACACCTATCTACTCGTCAAGGAACATCCGCTCGACAGCAGCCTGTTCAGCTGGCGCCGCTTCATCCGGCGCGAGGCGCGGCGGCTCAACGTCGAGGACCGGGTGCTCTTCGCCAAGGGCGGCAAGATCGACGACATCGTCGAGAATTCGCTGGGCGTCGTCACCGTCAACAGCACCACCGGCACGCTGGCGCTGGCCTGCGGCATCCCGGTGATCGCGCTGGGCCAGGCGGTCTACAACATCCCCGGCATCACCTTCGAAGGTCCGCTCGACGCCTTCTGGAGCAACCCGACCCCGCCCGACCCGCGCATCTGGGACGCCTTCTCGCGCGTGCTCCAGGCCCGCTGCCTCGTCTATGGCGGCTTCGCCAGCGACGAGGGGATCGAGATGCTGGTCGAGGGATCGATCGCCCGCCTGGTCGAAGCGTCGAAGATCATCGACCTGAGCCGCTATCTGGAAGGCACCGCGCAGGCCGCGGAGTAACTCCCGGGCCCCAACCTCGTCATGCCGGCGGAGGCCGGCATCTCAGGCGGCTCCTGTCGCGACCTCTTCTCCTCCCGAGATCCCGGCCTCCGCCGGGATGACGATAGACGTCAGCGATCCTTCCGCAGGATATATTCCTCGTCATACCAGCTGCCGACCTTGAAGCGGTAGTCGCCGACCTTCTCGAAACCGCGCGCCGCATAGACCGCCTGCGCCTTGTCGTTGCCCGACCAGACGCCGAGCCACACCGGCCCCGGCCGCGCCTCGGCGAGGTGGCCGAGCGCGGCGTCGAGCAGCGCCTTGCCAAGCTTCATCCCCTGCGCCTCGCGCAGCACGTAGAGTTGGTAGAGTTCGCCCTGCGCTTCGCCCGCCTCGGGGTGCGGCAGCTTGCACGGGCCCACCTGCGCATAGCCGAGCAGCCGGTCGCCGGCATCGGCCACCCAGGTCCGCCGGGCCGGATCGGCGAGCTCCGCCGCGACCGCCGGCGCCGAATAGGACGCCGTCTCGAAGATTGCGCGATCGGCGGGAGGATAGGGGATGGCGAAGCCTTCCTCCAGGAAGGTCTCGCGAAAGGTGCGGAGCTTGAGCGCGGCCAGCGCGGCGGCGTCCTCGGGCCGGGCGATGCGGATCGTTGCGGTCATCCCGCCTGACTGGGGGCGACGGGGGGCCGAGGTCAAGCCCGTCCCGTCTCGGTCCAGGCAAAAGAAAAGGGGCGCGGAAGCAAGCCTTCCGCGCCCCGATCCTTTTCCGTTCGAACAGGCTTAGCTGTTCTGGCGGGCCTTGAGGGCTTCGCCGAGGATGTCGCCGAGCGAAGCGCCCGAGTCCGACGAGCCGTACTGCGCGACGGCCTGCTTCTCTTCGGCGATCTGCATCGCCTTGACCGAGAAGGTCGGCTTCTTCGACCGGTCGAAGCCGGTCACCATCGCGTCGAACTTCTGGCCGACCTGGAAGCGCTCCGGACGCTGCTCGTCGCGGTCGCGGCCGAGGTCGCTGCGCTTGATGAAGCCGGCGGCGCCGTCGTCACCCGCCTGCACCTCGAGACCGCCGTCGGTGATCGCGAGGACCGTGACGGTGACGACCGCGTTCTTGTTGAGCTTCGAGCCGTCCGCGGTCGCCGCGCCGACGCCGCCACGCTCGAGCTGCTTGATGCCGAGCGAGATGCGCTCCTTCTCGGAGTCGATGTCGAGCACGATCGCCTTGACGGTCTCGCCCTTGTGGTGGAGCGACAGGGCTTCCTCGCCGGTCACGCCCCAGGCGATGTCCGACATGTGGACCATGCCGTCGACGTCGTTGTCGAGGCCCACGAACAGGCCGAACTCGGTCGCGTTCTTGACCTCGCCCTCGACCACCGAGCCGACCGGGTGCGCTTCGGCGAAGGCCTCCCACGGGTTGGTGATCGCCTGCTTGAGGCCCAGCGAGATGCGGCGCTTGTCGGCGTCGACCTCGAGGATGACGACTTCGACTTCCTGGCTGGTCGAGACGATCTTGCCCGGATGGACGTTCTTCTTGGTCCAGCTCATCTCCGAGACGTGGACCAGACCCTCGATGCCCGGCTCGAGCTCGACGAAGGCGCCATATTCGGTGATGTTGGTGACGCGGCCGGTGAACTTGCCGCCGATCGGGTACTTGGCGGCCGCACCCTCCCACGGATCGCTCTCGAGCTGCTTCATGCCGAGCGAGATGCGCTGCGTGTCCTTGTTGATGCGGATGATCTGCACCTTCACGACGTCGCCGATGTTGATCATCTCGTTCGGGTGGCCGACGCGCTTGTAGCTGAGGTCGGTGACGTGCAGCAGGCCGTCGATGCCGCCCAGGTCGACGAAGGCGCCGTAATCGGTGATGTTCTTGACGACACCCTCGATCACCTGGCCCTCATGGAGCGACTGGATCAGGCCCGAACGCTGCTCGGCGCGGGTCTCTTCGAGGACGGCGCGGCGCGACACGACGATGTTGCCGCGGCGGCGATCCATCTTCAGGATCTGGAACGGCTGCGGGATGTCCATCAGCGGGGTGACGTCGCGGACCGGGCGGATGTCGACCTGCGAGCCCGGCAGGAAGGCGACGGCGCCGTTCAGGTCGACGGTGAAGCCGCCCTTGACGCGGCCGAAGATCACGCCCTCGACGCGGCTGGACTGCGAGAATTCGGCTTCGAGCTTGTCCCAGGCGGCTTCGCGGCGGGCGCGGTCGCGGCTGAGCATCGCTTCGCCATGGACGTTCTCGACGCGGTCGACATAGACCTCGACCTCGTCACCGACCTTCAGGTCCGCCTTCTGGCCGGGCGCGGGCGCGAATTCGCGCAGCGCCACGCGGCCTTCCGACTTCAGGCCGACGTCGATGACGGCCATGTCGTTTTCGATCGCGGTGACGGTGCCCTTGACGACGCGGCCTTCGAAGCCTTCATTCTCGCCGCCGAGGGTCTGATTGAGCATAGCCGCGAAATCGTCGCGGGTCGGGTTTGCCATAGTGGCCATAGACGAATGTCTTCCTGTTTCGATTTATTCCGGCCATCCGGTTGTCTCCGGAGGTCTAAAAGCCCGATCGGATCAGGCTTTCATCGGGATTTGCGATCTCGATCCACGAACCGGGCTCATTCCCGGCTCGATCGAGGTCGTGGGCCAGAACCGCCCCGGAAGCCCCATGCCTCCGCGGCATCCGCCACGCGATTGCGATCGCGAAGCCCCGAAAGCATAAAAGGCACGGCAAAGGATCGGCTGTTGCTGCCGACCCCCTGTCGCGCCTGCTGGCGATCGCTTTCTAGCGGTCCGCCGTCCGGGCCTCCACGAGCGAAATCGCCCGTTGGACGGCCGCGTCTATACCGAGATCGCTGGTATCGAGCAAGTCGGCATCGTCGGCCTGCCGCAGCGGTGCGGCAGACCGCCCGGCATCGCGTTCGTCGCGGGCGAGGATGTCGGCCATCACCGCGTCGAACGGCACGGCCGCGCCCATCCGCTCCAGCTCGTGGAAGCGGCGTTCGGCGCGCACCAGGCTGCTGGCGGTGACGAACAGCTTGGCGTCGGCGTGCGGCGCGATCACCGTGCCGATGTCGCGCCCGTCGAGCACCGCCCCGCCCGGCTGGCCGGCGAAGGCGCGCTGTCGATCGAGCAGCGCCGCGCGCACCGGCGGATGGACCGAGACGAGCGAGGCCGCCCGGCCCGCCGCTTCGGTCTTGAGCGCGGGATCGCCGAGCAGCGCGGGATCGAAGGCGCAGCCGGCGAGCGCGTCGGCCGGATCGGCGGGATCGCCGCCCGCCCGCTCCACCGACACGCCGACCGCGCGGTAGAGCAGCCCGGTGTCGAGATGCGGCAGCCCGTAATGGCGCGCGAGCGCCTTGGCGATCGTGCCCTTGCCCGACGCCGCCGGCCCGTCGACCGCGATGATCATGCCGCGACCGCCCCCAGCTCGCCCATCAATCGGGTGAAGCCCGGGAAGCTGGTCGCGACCGGGCCCATGTCGTCGATCGTCACCGCCGCCTTCGACACCAGCCCCGCGACCGCGAAGCTCATCGCGATGCGATGGTCGAGTCGCGCGGCGATCGTCGCGCCGCCCGGCAGCGGATCGCCGCCGGTGCCGTCGATGATCAGCCCGTCCTCGAGCTCCTCGACCCGGGCGCCGATCGCGCGCAGCCCCTCGGCCATCACCGCGATCCGGTCCGATTCCTTGACCCGGAGCTCCTCCAGCCCGCGCGCGACGGTGCGCCCCTCGGCCAGCGCCGCCGCGACGAACAGGATCGGATATTCGTCGACCATCGAGGCGACCGTCTCGACCGGGGTCTCGATGCCCTTCAGGGTCGAATGGCGCACGACGATGTCGGCGACCGGCTCCCCGCCGACCTCACGCGGATTGGCGAATTCGATGTCGCCGCCCATCATCCGCAGCACGTCGAACAGCGCGGCGCGGGTGGGGTTGAGGCCGACATTGGCGATCGTCACCGCCGACCCCGGCACGAGCAGCGCCGCGACCACCGGGAAGGCGGCCGAGGAGGGATCGCCCGGCACGACGATATGCTGCGGCTGCAGCTCGGCCTCGCCGCGAATCGATATGATCCGCGCGCCGTCGGCGTCCTGCTCCACCTCCAGCTCGGCGCCGAAGCCCCGGAGCATCCGCTCGCTATGGTCGCGGGTCGCGACCGGCTCGATCACCCGGGTGATGCCGGGGGTGTTGAGCCCGGCGAGCAGCACCGCCGACTTGACCTGCGCCGAGGCGACCGGAAGCCGATAGTCGATCGGCACCGCCGGGCTGATCCCGCGCAGCATCAGCGGCAGCGTGCCGCCCTTGCCGCCCGGGGTGGCGGTCACGTCGGCGCCCATCAGCGACAGCGGCTCGATCACCCGGTTCATCGGCCGCTTCGACAGCGAGGCGTCGCCGGTGAAGGTGGCGGTGATCGCGTGGCTGGCGACGAGGCCCATCAGCAGCCGGGTCGAGGTGCCCGAATTGCCCATCTCCAGCGCGCCCTCGGGCTGGAGCAGCCCGCCGACGCCGACGCCGTGGATGCGCCAGACATCGTCGTCGCCGCGCTCGATCGACGCGCCCATGGCGCGCATGGCGGCGGCGGTGGCGAGGACGTCCTCGCCGGTCAGCAGCCCTTCGACCCGGCTCTCGCCGATCGCCAGCGCCGACAGCATCAGCGCGCGGTGCGAGATCGACTTGTCGCCCGGCACGGCGATGCTGCCGCGAAGCGGGCCGGGGGCCGAGAAGCTGGCGGGTCGGGGCGAGGAGGCATGCATAGGGCGCGGCTTTTGACAGCGGCGCTCCGCTATGGCAAGGCGCCCGGCGATCAGGCTTTCCGCTGACGCGGGGGGCCGGGAATTCATCTTCATTTTCGATCTGGAGTTTGTCGACCGTGGTGAAACCGGAATGGGGCACCAAGCGGACCTGCCCGAAGTGCGGTACCCGCTTCTATGACCTGGAAAAGGACGATCCCGTCACCTGCATCGAATGCGGCACGGCGTGGGAGCCCGATCCCGTCCTGAAGTCGAAGCAGCCGCTGCCGTTCGACGCGCCCAAGAAGGAGGGCCCCGAGCCGAAGGCGGTCGATTCCGACCTGTCGGACGACGATCTCGACATCGACGAGGACGCCGAGGAGAATCCGGACGACGACGTCGACCTGGGCGGCGACGACGATATCGGCCTCAACACGGCCGACGACGACGACGAGAATTGACCGGGCCCGCCGGAATGCCCAGCGATGCGGCATTCCGGCGCCCTTTCATCGAAAAAGCCGTCCGTCATGCAAAAGGGCTCTTGCAGGGCCCCGCAACCTGACCTAAAGGGCGCGCTCCGCCGCCGGGCCCAACCGGCGAGCGACCGAAAATGGCACGGGGCCGTAGCTCAGCTGGGAGAGCGTCGCAATGGCATTGCGAAGGTCAGGGGTTCGATCCCCCTCGGCTCCACCATTTTCCACAGAAAGCCCGGATTTCCTGAAAAGCTAGGAAATACAGGCCCTGCTCTAGCCGAATGTCACGCACAGGTGTTACACACGGGGCGTGGACGACGTGGGCAAACCGGCGGGGCTGACAAAGCGCAAGGGCAGCAGCCAATACTACTTCCGGATGCGCTGTCCGAAGCATTTGGCTGGCCCGGGCGTTCGCAACGAAGTTTTGATCAGCCTTAAGACTGCCGATCGGCGGCAAGCCCTCATGCGGTTGCCGGATGCGCGGGAGAAGGCGCATCGCCTTTTTGTCAATCCGCCGACCAAATTGGAGATCGTCGCCGCTCAGCCATATCGCCGGTGGCCCGATGATCCTCTTTGGCCTCTCCTTGACACTGCCGACGTCCTCGGAATGGTCCAACGGTATTTTCAGCTTGGCCTCATCGAATTGGATGCCGAAGAGCACCTGACAGGCGCCTTGGCCCCGGAAGCGTTGCAACGGGTTGCACAAGATTTGGATGAGCAAATTGCCGCGCTGAGGGCCGCACCGGATACGGAGGAAGAAGAGGACCCGGTCGTAGGGGTGGCCATCGGCCTTCTTCACGAAGCGGGCGTGAGAACGCCCTATGCCAGTCAACCGGCGAGGCTGTTGCGAGAATATTTGCGCAGAGCGATGGAACAGCTTTTGACTATCGAACGGGCCCGATTGCATGGCGATTTTTCGGTAACGTCCACCGATCCGCTGTTTTCGATCCAGCCGATTTCCGCGTCAGTTCATCTCCCTCAGATGCGGCACGGGCCATCATCGCCAAGGCTGGTACGGATTGCGATCAAAGAGGCCGCCGACCGCTACCTCAAGGAAGTGTTCCAAGCCGATCGCAAAAACAAGACCGAGGAACGCTATCGCGCCGAGATCAAGCATATCGTCAGCTACTTCGGCGAGCAGACCGTTTTGGCGGATTTGAAGCGGGCTGACAGTATCGAGTTCAGAGATATCTTCGCCAAACTGCCTCCGAATTTCTCGAAGCGGCTCGATGATAAGGTCTCCATCCGTGATCTGGCGGCCAGGAGAAAGCCGGATGATCCGGTGCTGGCTTGGGAAACGCTGGATAAGTACCTCTCAGCGCTCAATCGCTTTATGCGCTGGGCCTACAAGGAAGAGTATACCGAGCGCGCGTGGGACGATCTCAAACCGCTAAGCAGCAAGCCGGACGGCTCGATGGCAAAGTTTCCTTTCGAGAACGACGAGCTGCGCCGCATCTTCAATCGGCCGATCTACACCGGTTGCAAGGACGACAGGAACGGCTTTGCCAAACCCGGACCGAACATCGTTCGCCGGAGCCGCTACTGGGCACCATTGATCGCCCTGTTCATGGGGCTGCGAGCGGGCGAAATCCTACAACTCACCCCAGCGCACTTCCGCACTTCGGACGCGGGAACCCCTTTCATCGTATTGACGCTCGACATGCGGCTCAAAAACGAAAATGCCCAGCGCGAGATACCCGTACATCCAATGCTGGTTCGCATAGGGCTGCTGGATTGGGTGGCACGGCGCAGAGAGCAACCTGATGACAAGCTCTTCCCGGAAGTTGGACTGGACGTATTTCAGGCCGAAAGCCCCACATTCTCGAAACGCTTCCGGAGCGACTTGAAGTATTTCGAGCTGGGGGAGCGTCGGGACAAGCTCTCCTTCCACAGCTTCCGTCACACCTTCAAGCGCGCCCTCGATCGCGCGGCGGTCCCAGAGCAGGAAAAAGACGAACTATGCGGCTGGGCGAGAGGGAAGAAGATCGGGCGCCGTTATGGCAGTGGGCTGGAGGCCGATGTGCTCAAACCCCACCTTGAGAAGGTGGTCTATGATCTCGATCTCACCCACCTCCTAAGCCATTCGCGATTGTGTGACTGACGTTAGACAGGAAGTTCGAAGTAGCGCCGGATGGACTGGTAGGTGATCGGCGATACTGCGTATTTCCCTTCCGGATCAGCAAGGCCGTTCCACGTGTTCGAGCCAAGGAAATAGCCTCGCTTTTCGCCCGTCAATGCTCGTGTGCGCCGGGTCGTGGCCGTCTGGAACCTCCGAATATCGACACCTTGCTCCCTCAGTAGCCGTGCATCGATCACTGGCCCGCATTCGGCAATGATCCTCACCCCGAGCCGCACATTGTCAGGCAACCCATCCATCCAACGACCGATGTGCTTGAAGGTTATGTCCTCGACATCCGTCATGTGGATTG is part of the Rhizorhabdus wittichii RW1 genome and harbors:
- a CDS encoding ferrous iron transport protein B (TIGRFAM: ferrous iron transport protein B~PFAM: GTP-binding protein, HSR1-related; Ferrous iron transport protein B domain protein; Ferrous iron transport B domain protein; nucleoside recognition domain protein), with the translated sequence MNPTPLVALAGNPNAGKSALFNALTGARQKVGNYPGVTVERKSGRMSLADGRPVELLDLPGTYSLQPSSPDEAVTHDVLLGKQEGERLPSALLVVIDATNLDNHLRFALQLIALGLPTVVALNMVDMAERDGLTIDAARLSAELGVPVIPTVAVRRRGIEELKTAIGMLSASGGAVRIDADHPALHEDIVELQRRARAIAVAATTEENFKRRWTHRADAIALHPILGPILLATILFVMFQAVFAWSAAPVDMIDGAFVDLQGTVTATMPAGFLRSLIVEGLIAGVGAVVVFLPQILILFLFILLLEASGYMVRAAFIMDHLMARVGLSGRAFIPLLSSFACAIPGIMATRTIDDPKDRLTTILIAPLMTCSARLPVYAVIIGAFIPARDIGPGIGLQGLVLFGLYIAGIAGAMLAAYVLRRTVTKGPPPGFMMEMPRYQMPILRDIVLGLWQRALIFLKRAGTIIAFTTVVLWLLVSFPKPPADYDLPSIDYSVAGRIANGLEPVFRPIGFNRDMALALIPAMAAREVAVSALATVYAVDADDETVQEKSLVERLRGRWSLPTALAFLAWFVFAPQCISTIAVVRRETNGWKWTGFMLAYLFALAYVAAGATYWTAVALGL
- a CDS encoding GCN5-related N-acetyltransferase (PFAM: GCN5-related N-acetyltransferase), coding for MTSAPRRPQSGGMTATIRIARPEDAAALAALKLRTFRETFLEEGFAIPYPPADRAIFETASYSAPAVAAELADPARRTWVADAGDRLLGYAQVGPCKLPHPEAGEAQGELYQLYVLREAQGMKLGKALLDAALGHLAEARPGPVWLGVWSGNDKAQAVYAARGFEKVGDYRFKVGSWYDEEYILRKDR
- a CDS encoding Capsule polysaccharide biosynthesis protein (PFAM: Capsule polysaccharide biosynthesis protein) codes for the protein MRLLAPVLRSPPFPGTPADTAAVSRAARLPAPRGELSAAEIERARRLAEQIAAERIGGDFWSPGAANVWTRIAAGSPVAAQGDDEAGLLAWIAGAEVDWLSDGRFADIARDGASDPLERAITCWLIDAADYRDPYSGRPVSIEAAVEQLAFWRQTIDHNRGIAVAAGIAGWKRREVEAMLWPGEPLHFARSADDAVRAARTVAGMIAVWPSKAPRGLDAEAAAHGVAVHPVEDGFLRSTGLGSDCHPPHSIILDREGLHLDPNRPSELERLIATPIDNPVLIARAERLMRDLVEKGISKYASGGRPYERPVKGRRLVLVTGQVEDDLSVRLGAAGVEGNLDLIRRARAAEPDAFLIFKPHPDVDAGHRRGAVPDAEALAHVDLVLRDVPMASLLDSVDAIHVLTSLSGFEALIRGCEVVTHGQPFYAGWGLTRDMAPPIERRRGRNITKAQLVAATLIQYPRYLDPVTKLPCPPEILVERLAAQPVPQETILTRLRRLQGRLRRGLAAAGGRA
- a CDS encoding Capsule polysaccharide biosynthesis protein (PFAM: Capsule polysaccharide biosynthesis protein), translating into MKLHDIAKQRFLFLQGPPGPFFDRLGAALRELGHAVHRINLNAGDAASWTGPAIDYRGTAERWPSFVDDYLVQHAITDVILFGDCRPLHNAARGMARLRGVRVHVFEEGYIRPDWATLELDGVNGHSSLPRDPKWYLDAARTLPPLAKLPTVPSRFRRRAQEATSYYARTSIGRWRFPHYKSHRDRSAPAEALGWLKQFALRSVHEEQAETALATLEGKRYFALPLQLSSDHQIRVHSLFGTMQAGASYVIESFARSAPGDTYLLVKEHPLDSSLFSWRRFIRREARRLNVEDRVLFAKGGKIDDIVENSLGVVTVNSTTGTLALACGIPVIALGQAVYNIPGITFEGPLDAFWSNPTPPDPRIWDAFSRVLQARCLVYGGFASDEGIEMLVEGSIARLVEASKIIDLSRYLEGTAQAAE
- a CDS encoding SSU ribosomal protein S1P (TIGRFAM: ribosomal protein S1~PFAM: RNA binding S1 domain protein), which gives rise to MATMANPTRDDFAAMLNQTLGGENEGFEGRVVKGTVTAIENDMAVIDVGLKSEGRVALREFAPAPGQKADLKVGDEVEVYVDRVENVHGEAMLSRDRARREAAWDKLEAEFSQSSRVEGVIFGRVKGGFTVDLNGAVAFLPGSQVDIRPVRDVTPLMDIPQPFQILKMDRRRGNIVVSRRAVLEETRAEQRSGLIQSLHEGQVIEGVVKNITDYGAFVDLGGIDGLLHVTDLSYKRVGHPNEMINIGDVVKVQIIRINKDTQRISLGMKQLESDPWEGAAAKYPIGGKFTGRVTNITEYGAFVELEPGIEGLVHVSEMSWTKKNVHPGKIVSTSQEVEVVILEVDADKRRISLGLKQAITNPWEAFAEAHPVGSVVEGEVKNATEFGLFVGLDNDVDGMVHMSDIAWGVTGEEALSLHHKGETVKAIVLDIDSEKERISLGIKQLERGGVGAATADGSKLNKNAVVTVTVLAITDGGLEVQAGDDGAAGFIKRSDLGRDRDEQRPERFQVGQKFDAMVTGFDRSKKPTFSVKAMQIAEEKQAVAQYGSSDSGASLGDILGEALKARQNS
- a CDS encoding single-strand binding protein (TIGRFAM: single-strand binding protein~PFAM: single-strand binding protein/Primosomal replication protein n); the encoded protein is MAGSVNKVILVGNLGRDPESRSFQNGGKVVNLRVATSEQWKDRNTGERRDKTEWHSVAIFNEALANVAERYLRKGSKVYLEGQLQTRKWTDQQGQERYSTEVVLQGFNAVMVLLDRAEGGGGGNFGGGGGGAMGGGSGGGGGWGDDDGYGSGAGFGGGASSGGNFGGGTRGGSSGGAARKSDPFDAGDLDDDVPF